The proteins below come from a single uncultured Carboxylicivirga sp. genomic window:
- a CDS encoding bifunctional 3,4-dihydroxy-2-butanone-4-phosphate synthase/GTP cyclohydrolase II → MPEAQEFKLNTIEEAIEAIKNGELIIVVDDEDRENEGDFIAAAELITPEKVNFMATHGRGLICAPLTEERCEELELELMVGKNTSSHETPFTVSVDLLGHGCTTGISASDRSKTIFALADPATTPEELGRPGHIFPLKAKNKGVLRRAGHTEAGVDLARLAGLSPAAVLVEILNEDGTMARLPQLVEIAQKFNLKITTIRDLIAYRLKQESLIVKGVEVNLPTAHGDFRFIPFKQKSNGLEHMALIKGEWKEDEPILVRVHSSCATGDIFGSLRCECGEQLHKAMETIDKEGKGVIVYMNQEGRGIGLMNKIAAYKLQEEGLDTVDANTELGFDADERDYGVGASILRELGIRKMRLMSNNPIKRIGLEGYGLEVVENVPIEVKPNVHNEFYMKTKQERMGHNLQFFKYKK, encoded by the coding sequence ATGCCAGAAGCTCAGGAATTTAAGTTAAACACCATTGAAGAAGCGATTGAAGCAATCAAAAATGGTGAATTGATTATTGTTGTTGATGATGAGGATCGTGAGAACGAAGGCGACTTTATAGCAGCTGCTGAACTCATTACTCCAGAAAAAGTTAATTTCATGGCAACCCATGGTAGAGGGCTTATTTGTGCGCCTTTAACCGAGGAAAGATGCGAGGAATTAGAACTGGAATTAATGGTAGGTAAAAATACCTCAAGTCACGAAACTCCTTTTACCGTTTCGGTTGATTTGTTAGGCCATGGATGTACAACAGGTATCTCGGCATCTGATCGTTCAAAAACGATTTTTGCGTTGGCCGATCCTGCTACTACTCCTGAAGAATTAGGGCGTCCGGGGCATATATTCCCATTAAAAGCAAAAAACAAAGGCGTACTTCGAAGAGCCGGACATACCGAAGCGGGTGTTGACCTTGCTCGTTTAGCCGGATTATCGCCTGCTGCTGTTTTGGTTGAGATATTGAACGAAGACGGCACAATGGCACGCCTTCCTCAATTGGTTGAGATTGCTCAAAAATTCAATCTTAAAATAACTACTATCAGAGACTTGATTGCTTATCGACTTAAGCAAGAAAGCTTGATTGTAAAAGGTGTTGAAGTGAATTTACCGACTGCTCATGGCGATTTCAGATTCATCCCTTTCAAACAAAAATCCAACGGATTAGAACACATGGCACTTATTAAAGGTGAGTGGAAAGAAGACGAACCCATATTAGTTCGCGTTCATTCATCATGTGCTACCGGCGACATCTTTGGATCGCTACGCTGCGAATGTGGCGAGCAACTTCACAAAGCAATGGAAACCATCGATAAAGAAGGCAAAGGGGTAATTGTATACATGAACCAAGAAGGAAGAGGCATTGGTTTAATGAATAAAATTGCAGCCTACAAACTTCAGGAAGAAGGTTTAGACACTGTTGATGCCAACACCGAGTTAGGTTTTGATGCCGACGAGCGTGATTATGGTGTGGGTGCGTCTATATTACGTGAGTTAGGTATACGCAAAATGCGTTTAATGTCTAACAACCCCATTAAACGAATTGGACTCGAAGGATACGGGCTTGAGGTAGTAGAGAATGTGCCTATTGAGGTTAAACCCAATGTGCATAACGAATTTTACATGAAAACAAAGCAAGAACGAATGGGACACAACCTGCAGTTCTTCAAGTATAAAAAATAA
- a CDS encoding glycoside hydrolase family 97 protein produces the protein MKMYNWFNILILFVLIGCSPSKDNNVNKVTSPDNNIAVELWLKDGKPYYSVDYKNQKVVNPSLLGLVLTDADTLTSSLEVVNVLQSSLDETWEQPWGDQRLVVNNYNEITLELAEKAGLKRKINLVFRAFNDGVGFRYVVPEQENLNKFVIMDELTEFVMSDNNDAWWIPAYKDNRYEYLFKKSPINTLDTVHTPLTMEAKNGLHISIHEANLTKYAGMTIAALGDNKLKCDLAPWSDGSKVKTAAPMQSPWRTIQISPDAAGLITSKLILNLNEPNKLEDLSWVKPTKYLGIWWAMHINKYSFWMSDTHGASTKHSLEYIDYCKKLGIDHLLIEGWNVGWTPAWYENLLHVFSFTESTPDFDFKKVTDYARKNDVNIIGYHETGSNIDNYLAQIDAGMQMYKDAGMHSVKIGQVGSRLMLKEWHYGQYAVEYYDYVLQKAAEYQLTVNFHEPIKPTGRSRTYPHLMAGEGARGQEYNAWSEGNPPEHTVILPFTRLLGGPMDFTPGIFSIKPTRVHTTLAKQLALYLTIYSPIQMLADLPENYDGHPAFKFLQDVPVNWETTKVLNAKIGDYYTVARKDIDSEDWYLGSITDEAARDLEISLVFLDAGRKYRAEIYADAADAEYDVNPEAYDISQKEVVSTDKLTLKLAKGGGQAIRFVAL, from the coding sequence ATGAAGATGTATAATTGGTTTAATATTTTGATATTATTTGTTTTGATAGGATGTTCGCCGTCAAAAGATAATAATGTCAATAAAGTTACTTCTCCGGATAATAATATTGCCGTTGAGCTATGGTTAAAGGATGGCAAGCCTTATTATTCGGTTGATTATAAAAATCAAAAGGTTGTTAATCCATCTTTATTAGGATTAGTTTTAACCGATGCTGATACATTAACTTCAAGTCTTGAGGTTGTAAATGTATTGCAATCGAGCCTTGATGAAACATGGGAGCAACCATGGGGCGACCAACGTTTGGTTGTTAATAACTACAATGAAATAACATTAGAGTTAGCTGAGAAAGCCGGATTAAAACGTAAAATAAATTTGGTATTTCGAGCTTTTAACGATGGTGTTGGATTTAGATATGTGGTGCCAGAACAGGAAAATCTGAACAAATTTGTGATAATGGATGAGTTGACCGAATTTGTTATGAGTGATAATAATGATGCTTGGTGGATTCCGGCATATAAGGATAATCGTTACGAATACTTATTTAAGAAATCACCGATTAATACCTTAGATACGGTTCATACGCCTCTAACCATGGAAGCAAAAAATGGATTGCATATTAGTATTCACGAAGCCAACTTAACTAAATATGCTGGAATGACAATTGCGGCATTGGGAGATAATAAACTTAAGTGTGATTTGGCTCCCTGGAGCGATGGTTCAAAGGTAAAAACAGCAGCTCCAATGCAATCGCCATGGCGTACTATTCAAATATCGCCCGATGCAGCAGGACTCATCACTTCAAAACTGATTTTGAACCTGAATGAGCCTAATAAATTAGAAGACTTGTCTTGGGTAAAACCAACAAAATATCTTGGTATATGGTGGGCGATGCACATAAATAAATATTCTTTTTGGATGAGTGATACGCATGGTGCATCTACAAAGCATTCGCTCGAATATATCGATTATTGTAAAAAGCTTGGAATAGATCATTTATTAATTGAAGGATGGAATGTGGGATGGACTCCGGCGTGGTACGAGAACTTATTACATGTGTTTAGTTTTACAGAAAGTACCCCGGATTTCGACTTTAAGAAAGTAACCGATTATGCACGTAAAAACGATGTAAATATTATTGGTTATCACGAAACAGGATCGAATATTGATAATTATCTGGCTCAGATTGATGCTGGTATGCAAATGTATAAAGATGCCGGTATGCACTCTGTTAAAATTGGTCAGGTTGGATCGCGCCTAATGCTGAAAGAGTGGCATTATGGACAATATGCTGTTGAATATTACGATTATGTGTTGCAAAAGGCTGCAGAATATCAACTAACAGTAAATTTTCACGAACCGATTAAACCAACAGGGCGAAGCAGAACTTATCCACATTTAATGGCAGGTGAGGGTGCTCGTGGTCAGGAATACAATGCTTGGAGCGAAGGGAATCCGCCTGAGCATACGGTTATTTTACCCTTTACTCGTTTGCTAGGTGGCCCAATGGATTTTACTCCTGGTATTTTTAGTATTAAACCAACAAGGGTTCACACAACGCTGGCAAAGCAGCTTGCTTTGTATTTGACAATTTATTCACCAATTCAAATGTTGGCCGATTTACCCGAAAATTATGATGGTCATCCAGCATTTAAATTCTTACAGGATGTTCCTGTTAATTGGGAAACAACAAAAGTTTTAAATGCTAAAATTGGCGATTATTATACGGTAGCTCGTAAAGATATTGATTCGGAAGATTGGTATCTAGGAAGTATTACAGATGAGGCAGCGCGCGATTTAGAAATTTCGCTTGTTTTTTTAGATGCAGGGCGTAAGTATCGTGCCGAAATATATGCCGATGCTGCCGATGCAGAGTATGATGTAAATCCCGAAGCTTATGATATTTCGCAGAAGGAAGTTGTAAGTACTGATAAGTTAACTTTAAAGTTAGCAAAAGGTGGAGGTCAGGCTATACGGTTTGTAGCTTTGTAA
- a CDS encoding dihydroorotate dehydrogenase-like protein, with the protein MPDISTSYMGLRLKSPIIAASSGLTNSLEDILKLEQAGAGAIVLKSLFEEEIITEMDKQLTKMHSENYLYPETMDFYEDYDVDDTLTGYLKLINDAKRETSLPIIASINCITAHNWPYFAKSLEDAGADALELNISVSPDDMEQSPQHFENTYFDIVKTVLNEVKMPVSIKISHYFTNLGGMIKKLSETGIAGLVLFNRFYSPDIDADSLEVIPTHIFSEEKEYVMPLRWIAITSDKVKCDLAATTGIHNSNTIIKMLLAGATTVQIASTLYKNGIETIERLNREIENWMTKKEFETIDQFRGILSQGKVKNPAGYFRLQFMKHFSNK; encoded by the coding sequence ATGCCAGACATTTCAACAAGCTACATGGGACTTCGGTTAAAAAGTCCGATAATCGCAGCCAGTTCAGGTTTAACCAACTCGCTGGAAGATATTCTGAAATTAGAACAAGCCGGAGCAGGCGCAATTGTGCTAAAATCGTTATTTGAGGAAGAGATTATTACCGAAATGGACAAGCAATTAACCAAAATGCATTCGGAAAATTACCTCTACCCCGAAACCATGGATTTTTATGAAGATTATGATGTAGATGACACTTTAACCGGTTACCTCAAACTAATTAACGATGCTAAACGCGAAACAAGCCTACCAATAATTGCAAGCATCAACTGTATAACAGCTCACAACTGGCCCTATTTTGCCAAGTCGTTGGAAGATGCAGGAGCCGATGCACTGGAATTAAACATTTCGGTTTCGCCCGACGATATGGAGCAATCGCCTCAGCACTTCGAAAATACCTATTTTGATATTGTAAAAACCGTGCTAAACGAAGTAAAAATGCCGGTATCCATCAAAATAAGCCATTACTTTACCAACCTTGGTGGTATGATTAAAAAACTATCGGAAACCGGCATTGCCGGATTGGTTCTTTTCAATCGCTTTTACTCGCCCGATATTGATGCCGACAGCCTGGAGGTAATACCCACGCATATTTTCAGCGAAGAAAAAGAATACGTTATGCCCCTTAGGTGGATTGCCATTACATCTGATAAAGTTAAATGCGATTTGGCAGCAACTACCGGCATACACAATTCAAATACCATCATAAAAATGCTTTTGGCAGGTGCCACAACCGTTCAAATAGCCAGTACGCTTTACAAAAATGGAATTGAAACCATTGAACGATTGAATCGCGAAATTGAAAATTGGATGACTAAAAAAGAGTTTGAAACCATTGATCAGTTCCGCGGAATACTTAGCCAGGGTAAAGTAAAAAATCCGGCAGGATACTTCCGCCTGCAGTTTATGAAACACTTTAGTAACAAATAA
- a CDS encoding LptF/LptG family permease: MKKLHLFIIKSYLGPLAMTFFISLFILVMQFLWKYVDDMVGKGLDTLVLAELLFYATLQVVPMALPLAILLASLMTFGNLGENYELTAIKAAGVSLPRTMKPLIYITIFISVSAFWFSNNVMPYANLKLYSLLYDVKQAKPELEIKEQVFYDGFDNFRIKIDHKDKETNLLHNIMIYDHRDRFNKNTNVTMADSGRLQVSKDKRNMVLTLMDGVRYDEKQGNSNKRLRDRDLQKFRIDHFKEQIALIELQGLNFDRTDENLFANYDRMKNLSQLTTDIDSFNIQRSAFVDRLAKTSENFYFQNARYAARRNKKDQNLSFIDSAQVQNADTLFAGLTIHQKKMAIESALRKARDNKNQMDDEKRHINAQDGKIRKHTIEVHRKFTLSFACFIFFFIGAPLGAIIRKGGLGMPVVISVLFFIIYYIIDTMGGKMAREGIWPVYQGMWLSSAVLLPLGIFLTYKSATDSTLLNGDAYRIFFRKLFKREKYDLTNRLDSKEDIKTD; the protein is encoded by the coding sequence ATGAAGAAATTACATCTATTTATAATCAAAAGTTACCTTGGGCCACTGGCCATGACATTCTTTATATCACTATTTATTTTGGTGATGCAGTTTCTTTGGAAATATGTTGATGACATGGTTGGTAAAGGGTTAGACACATTGGTGCTAGCCGAATTATTATTTTACGCCACCCTTCAGGTTGTACCTATGGCTCTTCCTTTAGCTATTTTATTGGCTTCGCTAATGACCTTTGGAAACCTTGGTGAGAACTACGAACTAACAGCTATTAAAGCAGCCGGCGTTTCGCTACCCCGCACCATGAAACCACTTATATACATCACCATTTTTATATCAGTTAGTGCTTTTTGGTTCTCGAACAATGTAATGCCGTATGCCAACCTGAAGCTTTATTCACTCTTATACGATGTAAAGCAGGCTAAACCTGAATTAGAAATTAAAGAACAGGTATTTTATGATGGTTTTGATAATTTCAGAATTAAGATTGACCACAAAGACAAAGAGACGAATCTGCTTCATAATATAATGATTTACGATCATCGTGACAGGTTTAATAAAAACACTAATGTTACAATGGCTGATTCAGGCAGACTTCAGGTATCGAAAGACAAACGTAACATGGTGCTTACATTAATGGATGGCGTACGTTATGACGAGAAGCAAGGAAACAGTAACAAACGTCTTCGAGACAGAGATCTTCAAAAATTTAGAATTGATCATTTTAAAGAACAAATTGCCTTAATTGAATTACAAGGTTTAAATTTTGACCGAACCGACGAAAACCTGTTTGCCAATTACGACCGGATGAAAAATCTAAGTCAGTTAACAACAGATATTGATTCATTTAACATACAGAGAAGCGCTTTTGTAGACAGATTAGCCAAAACCTCTGAGAACTTTTATTTTCAGAATGCCAGGTATGCAGCCCGACGCAACAAAAAAGATCAGAATCTTTCTTTTATCGATTCGGCCCAGGTACAAAATGCCGATACTCTTTTTGCAGGCTTAACCATTCATCAAAAGAAAATGGCCATCGAGAGTGCTTTGCGCAAAGCCCGCGATAACAAAAACCAGATGGATGACGAAAAGAGACATATCAACGCACAAGACGGTAAAATACGTAAACACACCATTGAAGTACACCGCAAATTTACTCTATCATTTGCCTGCTTTATATTCTTCTTTATTGGGGCACCGTTGGGAGCCATTATCCGAAAAGGAGGATTGGGTATGCCCGTTGTAATATCTGTGCTGTTTTTTATTATCTATTACATTATCGATACCATGGGAGGTAAAATGGCACGAGAAGGTATTTGGCCCGTTTATCAAGGCATGTGGTTATCATCGGCAGTGTTGTTACCTTTAGGAATATTCTTAACCTATAAATCGGCTACAGACTCAACTCTATTAAACGGAGATGCGTATCGAATCTTCTTCCGTAAGTTGTTTAAACGCGAGAAGTATGATTTAACTAACCGATTAGACTCAAAAGAAGACATTAAAACCGACTAA
- a CDS encoding anhydro-N-acetylmuramic acid kinase, giving the protein MIKQINKTYCCVGLMSGTSLDGLDIVLCNLSINHQKWSYSFIKTATIPYSSEWETRLREAYHLSGAALMQLHRDYGKWLGQQVKVFIDEEGVQPELIASHGHTIFHEPWNQMNFQLGDGASLAAAAGITTISDFRSLDICLGGQGAPLVPVGDHLLFGNYAACVNLGGFANVSVMMDQQRIAWDVCAVNFVLNKLAQYTGKAFDEDGGLGRKGVVKPMLLAKLNELDYYQQKAPKSLGQEWVDKVLWPVLDKYSDDTLEDVIRTYYEHVSFVLSKDLNKYPQGNVLFTGGGVNNSFLMGLIRNRLQHHVEIPDTDLIDFKEALIFALLGVLRLRCEDNCWSSVTGALKNSCSGVIHQV; this is encoded by the coding sequence ATGATTAAACAAATTAATAAAACCTATTGTTGTGTTGGTCTTATGTCGGGCACCTCGCTGGATGGCCTTGATATAGTGTTATGTAATTTAAGCATAAACCATCAAAAATGGAGTTATTCGTTTATAAAAACAGCTACTATTCCGTATTCATCAGAGTGGGAAACGCGTTTGCGCGAGGCTTATCATTTGAGTGGCGCTGCTTTAATGCAGTTGCATCGCGATTATGGTAAGTGGCTGGGGCAGCAAGTAAAAGTATTTATTGACGAGGAAGGGGTACAACCCGAATTGATTGCATCGCATGGGCATACTATCTTTCACGAACCCTGGAATCAAATGAATTTTCAGTTGGGTGATGGAGCAAGTCTGGCCGCCGCTGCAGGTATTACAACCATCAGCGATTTTCGTTCGCTCGATATTTGTTTAGGCGGACAAGGGGCTCCGTTGGTTCCGGTAGGCGATCATTTGTTGTTTGGTAATTATGCGGCCTGCGTTAATTTGGGAGGTTTTGCAAATGTGTCGGTAATGATGGATCAACAGCGAATAGCCTGGGATGTATGTGCTGTTAATTTTGTGTTGAATAAGTTGGCTCAATATACAGGTAAAGCATTTGATGAAGATGGGGGTTTAGGACGAAAGGGAGTGGTAAAACCCATGTTGCTGGCTAAGTTGAACGAATTGGATTATTATCAACAAAAGGCTCCTAAGTCGTTGGGGCAAGAGTGGGTCGATAAAGTATTATGGCCTGTTTTAGACAAGTATTCTGATGATACCTTGGAAGATGTAATACGTACTTATTATGAGCACGTGTCTTTTGTTTTGAGTAAAGATTTAAATAAGTATCCTCAGGGCAATGTGTTGTTTACCGGAGGGGGTGTTAATAACTCGTTTTTAATGGGGTTAATTAGAAATCGCTTACAGCACCATGTGGAGATTCCGGATACTGACCTTATTGATTTTAAAGAAGCTTTAATTTTTGCTTTGTTAGGAGTGTTGCGTTTGCGTTGCGAAGATAATTGTTGGTCAAGTGTTACCGGAGCTCTTAAAAACTCTTGTTCGGGTGTCATTCATCAGGTGTAA
- a CDS encoding START-like domain-containing protein, whose protein sequence is MSIDKERFELEFIIKTSPSILFTRLSSPSGLSEWFADDVNLKGKIFTFVWDGAEQQAEQTLKKENKMVRYRWIDEDDDQSYFEFRINVDDLTGETALVVVDHAEPDEKEDSIELWNQQIEELKHGLGSV, encoded by the coding sequence ATGTCAATTGATAAAGAAAGATTTGAATTAGAATTTATTATTAAAACCTCGCCATCAATACTCTTTACTAGGTTAAGTTCTCCTAGTGGCTTATCTGAATGGTTTGCTGACGACGTCAATCTTAAAGGAAAGATCTTCACCTTTGTATGGGATGGTGCTGAACAACAAGCAGAACAAACATTAAAGAAAGAGAATAAAATGGTTCGTTATCGTTGGATTGATGAAGATGACGATCAATCCTATTTCGAGTTTAGAATTAATGTTGACGACCTAACAGGAGAAACTGCACTAGTTGTTGTTGACCATGCCGAACCCGATGAAAAAGAAGATTCCATTGAATTGTGGAACCAACAAATTGAAGAATTAAAACATGGTCTGGGTTCTGTTTAA